From Zavarzinella sp., one genomic window encodes:
- a CDS encoding HD domain-containing protein, with amino-acid sequence MSHHRNVAIESTSGPDFEEAREGSIIRWVNCTIVDGLLRLGEPGWSLAPSAKAALLWRAYQRYSELVGLKRLGGGLSGSDVLVFRPKLKAPPVANDPDLTTSGPIDVLNGAWGSPLLVKTDRPEKLRQEWTRYNLFLRDRQSPFIAQLEEFLVVHSSESGEDKPLAALIGSFLGGDTLKAEPLDKVIRGCSDLDRCLKLLDQVYGHLDSWHNNVQALSLAQWPRVFQFQHGLPPSDVHPANTSATWLLFGQFNFQKENRDATVTWDQPTWTGAPSPGRQEFSAHLRWEVPFGNTAHLRHHLMGKGDRTDGLLFELLKMNAYYSLTHGDLHPRNVLCDAENIWLIDFEHTGIGPVLADYARMEIMLRLWCIELNEGSSNVGPLAEQLERLLLAHFHGSESSLEPVRQLAAGIGANPDELYKIASCIVQLRTLARRWCLKEFVDGRDYLAVLYLTVLRLLPLSAQPKASMGAGNLRWCMGLFWVLEESLDHILGRTPFDRGQLPYDPLRLISADLLLEEGASGRVHYLCQTSDGRDLLKPVVELQGVLQGNYHHLDAYQHTLSVLAYVEAILADPFKALCHPAWLDEKVSKQMAAAGMPLPPMLSYQSAKPLNCDWLTGDMPTQLQSYLTELFNKASSVEKLRLLLKWCALLHDVGKPGTRTVRQKGETQEVQFIGHEVYGVSLLGRHLSAWFPNSTDRTFLSDLIRYHHTSHQLLGNRLFSDPNLLNGLKQLGHGEPNRDVLKLLDEEIAKVGAELLPLLLLHGYADRLAARGVKQSQPVSEWAEATLAFLNGLRLYPDLTKAAEMKKEREANISNAARQYAAELGQSGRAIGVLKQHLTDQSGTTDELLAWLRAHITLQDLTQLLGEK; translated from the coding sequence ATGTCGCACCATCGAAATGTGGCCATTGAAAGTACATCTGGCCCGGATTTTGAAGAAGCCCGCGAAGGGTCAATCATCCGCTGGGTAAACTGTACTATTGTCGATGGCCTGCTGCGACTCGGCGAACCAGGGTGGTCCTTGGCACCGTCAGCCAAGGCGGCATTGCTGTGGCGGGCCTATCAACGCTATTCCGAACTCGTCGGATTAAAGCGGCTCGGTGGCGGGCTGTCCGGGAGTGATGTCCTGGTGTTCCGCCCAAAATTGAAAGCCCCTCCCGTAGCCAACGACCCAGACTTGACTACCAGTGGACCGATCGACGTACTCAATGGTGCATGGGGCTCACCGCTGCTGGTTAAAACCGATCGACCAGAAAAACTTCGGCAAGAATGGACACGATACAACCTGTTTTTGCGGGATCGGCAAAGCCCGTTCATCGCCCAACTCGAAGAGTTCCTCGTCGTCCACTCGAGCGAATCCGGCGAAGACAAGCCCCTTGCTGCCTTAATTGGTTCGTTCCTGGGCGGCGACACGTTAAAGGCAGAGCCGCTGGACAAAGTGATTCGCGGCTGTAGTGACCTGGACCGTTGCCTGAAATTACTGGATCAGGTGTATGGCCACCTCGACAGTTGGCACAACAATGTTCAAGCCCTCTCCTTGGCCCAGTGGCCTCGCGTTTTTCAATTCCAGCATGGTCTGCCACCTTCAGATGTTCATCCAGCCAACACCTCCGCAACCTGGTTATTGTTTGGTCAGTTTAACTTCCAGAAAGAAAACCGTGATGCAACGGTGACATGGGATCAACCGACCTGGACCGGAGCCCCTTCGCCCGGACGGCAGGAATTTTCTGCCCATTTACGATGGGAAGTTCCTTTTGGAAATACGGCCCATCTTCGTCATCATTTGATGGGGAAAGGTGATCGGACGGATGGCTTGCTCTTTGAATTGTTGAAGATGAATGCCTACTATTCGTTGACACATGGTGATCTTCATCCCCGCAATGTGCTCTGCGATGCTGAGAATATCTGGCTGATTGATTTCGAGCATACAGGCATTGGTCCAGTTCTCGCCGATTATGCACGGATGGAAATCATGCTCCGATTGTGGTGCATCGAATTGAACGAAGGCAGCAGCAATGTCGGGCCATTAGCAGAGCAACTCGAACGGTTATTGCTGGCCCATTTCCATGGTAGTGAGAGCAGCCTGGAACCAGTACGCCAGTTGGCAGCGGGAATCGGAGCAAATCCGGACGAGCTGTACAAGATCGCCAGTTGTATTGTCCAACTCCGCACGCTGGCTCGACGCTGGTGTCTGAAAGAATTCGTCGATGGACGTGATTACCTGGCGGTGCTTTATTTGACTGTCTTGCGGTTATTACCTCTTTCTGCTCAACCCAAAGCCTCCATGGGCGCGGGTAATCTCCGCTGGTGTATGGGGCTGTTCTGGGTGCTCGAAGAATCCCTGGACCATATTCTGGGCCGAACTCCGTTCGATCGGGGACAGCTGCCGTATGACCCTCTTCGCCTGATTTCGGCAGATTTGCTTCTTGAAGAGGGCGCGAGTGGGCGTGTTCACTACTTATGCCAGACATCTGATGGCCGAGATTTGCTGAAGCCGGTGGTGGAGTTGCAAGGGGTGTTGCAAGGGAATTACCACCATCTGGATGCCTATCAACACACGCTTTCCGTACTGGCCTACGTGGAAGCCATTCTGGCAGACCCTTTCAAGGCACTATGCCACCCCGCCTGGTTGGATGAAAAGGTATCGAAGCAAATGGCAGCGGCAGGGATGCCATTGCCACCCATGCTTTCTTACCAGAGTGCGAAGCCACTAAATTGTGACTGGCTGACTGGTGATATGCCAACACAATTGCAATCCTATTTAACGGAGCTGTTCAACAAGGCTTCCTCAGTAGAAAAGCTTCGACTCCTGCTGAAATGGTGTGCCCTGCTGCACGATGTAGGTAAGCCGGGTACCCGCACCGTACGCCAGAAGGGAGAAACGCAGGAAGTCCAGTTTATTGGCCACGAGGTATACGGTGTTTCACTGCTCGGGCGGCACCTGTCAGCGTGGTTTCCGAACAGTACTGACCGCACATTTCTCAGCGACCTGATCCGGTATCATCATACCAGCCATCAGTTGTTGGGAAATCGATTGTTCTCCGATCCAAATCTCTTGAACGGGCTCAAGCAACTTGGACATGGAGAACCGAATCGAGATGTACTGAAGCTACTCGATGAAGAAATCGCAAAAGTCGGGGCGGAATTGCTGCCACTGCTTCTGCTGCACGGCTATGCTGACCGTTTGGCTGCGCGGGGTGTGAAGCAAAGCCAACCGGTGAGTGAGTGGGCTGAAGCCACCCTGGCATTCCTCAATGGACTACGGCTTTACCCGGATTTGACAAAAGCAGCCGAAATGAAGAAGGAGAGAGAAGCGAACATCAGTAATGCTGCCCGTCAATACGCTGCCGAACTCGGGCAATCGGGCCGGGCCATCGGCGTGCTGAAGCAGCACCTCACTGATCAATCCGGCACCACGGATGAACTGTTAGCGTGGCTGCGTGCACATATCACACTCCAGGATCTTACCCAGCTGTTGGGAGAGAAATGA
- the nuoH gene encoding NADH-quinone oxidoreductase subunit NuoH — MPTTTAEQNETILIKSASLESWRAFFSVLVAHLETNNISQWNFTGEYPLCEKVFSLSPPPFDQVAFAVLVGIVFLSFIAVSALFFIWLERKVSGRIQDRLGPTRVGGKYGWLQTIADGIKLLVKEDTRPTIADRFLFLIAPYVGFVASFCAFISLPFSTDLVGIELQVSAFFVLAILSSEIFAVILAGYASGSKWSLFGGIREAAQVVSYEIPRSICVVIPVILAGSLSLNTIGQQQGGYFWNWFMFHDPFSFLSFFLFFVVATASCKRAPFDLAEAESELVAGFHTEYSGLRWSFFFMAEYGSMFAVSAVCALLYCGGWHTGFLPFDPSTQWGWFGHLFNAIVLILKGYFFVFVMMWMRWSLPRLRIDQVMITCLKYFLPIACALLIGTCLWELFVPSGIENMWQYVISISSLLALILIVGRMFVAPIATTHGQLPGAWQLQPATLTEGKS; from the coding sequence GTGCCTACAACAACTGCAGAACAAAATGAGACAATTCTCATCAAATCCGCCTCTTTAGAATCCTGGCGGGCGTTCTTTTCGGTACTTGTTGCCCATTTGGAAACAAATAACATTTCTCAATGGAACTTTACTGGCGAGTACCCACTTTGTGAAAAAGTATTTTCACTTTCTCCCCCACCTTTCGATCAAGTGGCTTTCGCCGTGCTGGTGGGTATTGTGTTCCTCTCTTTCATTGCTGTATCTGCATTATTTTTCATCTGGTTGGAAAGAAAAGTATCCGGTCGGATTCAGGACCGCCTCGGCCCCACCCGCGTTGGGGGGAAATATGGCTGGCTGCAGACGATTGCTGATGGCATTAAATTACTTGTAAAAGAAGACACACGCCCCACCATTGCTGATCGATTTTTGTTTTTAATTGCGCCTTATGTTGGGTTTGTAGCCTCTTTCTGTGCGTTTATCTCTCTGCCTTTCAGCACTGATCTGGTTGGCATTGAATTACAGGTCTCGGCATTTTTTGTACTGGCGATACTTTCAAGTGAAATTTTTGCCGTCATCCTGGCGGGGTATGCCTCTGGCAGTAAATGGTCGCTCTTTGGCGGCATCCGCGAAGCAGCCCAGGTGGTGAGTTATGAGATTCCGCGATCCATTTGCGTAGTCATCCCTGTTATTCTGGCAGGGAGTCTCAGCTTAAACACGATCGGTCAGCAACAGGGTGGCTATTTCTGGAATTGGTTTATGTTCCACGATCCATTTTCTTTTCTAAGCTTTTTCCTTTTCTTTGTGGTGGCTACCGCAAGTTGTAAGCGGGCTCCTTTTGACTTAGCAGAAGCAGAAAGTGAATTAGTTGCTGGTTTTCATACAGAGTATTCCGGTTTACGCTGGTCTTTCTTTTTCATGGCGGAATATGGAAGCATGTTCGCTGTTTCTGCTGTATGTGCCCTGCTCTATTGTGGTGGCTGGCATACAGGTTTCCTGCCATTCGACCCCAGCACCCAGTGGGGCTGGTTTGGCCACTTATTCAATGCAATTGTGCTCATTCTGAAAGGGTACTTTTTCGTTTTTGTGATGATGTGGATGCGTTGGTCACTCCCACGGTTACGGATTGACCAGGTAATGATTACCTGCCTGAAATATTTCCTGCCTATTGCCTGTGCATTGTTGATCGGCACCTGTCTGTGGGAGTTATTTGTGCCCAGTGGCATTGAAAATATGTGGCAGTATGTCATCAGTATCAGTAGCCTGCTTGCACTTATTCTGATAGTTGGCAGAATGTTTGTTGCTCCCATTGCCACAACGCATGGGCAGTTGCCAGGTGCATGGCAATTACAGCCAGCAACTCTCACAGAGGGGAAAAGTTGA
- a CDS encoding NADH-quinone oxidoreductase subunit J, translating to MNTETFLFYVVASCICCTALGVLFTRNIVRSAFWLLLTLISLSMLYFLVGADFLGTTQLIVYVGGIMVLLVFGIMLTAQRRMLQLQNKWQETVVVSILAVSLFAIILYNCTNVKSSLDTPQKLPTYGEIGVAFLTDYLLPFEILSIHLLVVLIGAAYLARTKKRKGGTP from the coding sequence TTGAACACGGAAACTTTTCTTTTTTATGTCGTGGCCAGTTGCATCTGCTGCACCGCGCTGGGGGTATTGTTTACCCGCAACATTGTGCGCAGTGCTTTCTGGCTTTTACTGACCCTGATCAGCCTGTCGATGCTTTACTTTCTGGTCGGAGCCGACTTTTTAGGCACCACCCAGTTGATCGTTTATGTGGGCGGAATTATGGTACTGCTGGTGTTCGGCATCATGTTGACCGCCCAACGGCGGATGCTTCAACTACAGAACAAATGGCAGGAAACTGTTGTCGTAAGTATCCTGGCAGTAAGCCTTTTCGCCATTATTCTTTATAACTGCACGAATGTCAAATCTTCCCTGGATACCCCACAGAAACTCCCCACATATGGTGAAATTGGTGTGGCATTCCTTACTGATTATCTGTTGCCATTTGAAATACTGTCAATCCACCTGTTGGTGGTGTTGATCGGTGCCGCATACCTCGCGCGAACCAAAAAACGAAAAGGGGGCACGCCATGA
- the nuoK gene encoding NADH-quinone oxidoreductase subunit NuoK: protein MTTLGLEHFLVLSAFLFCCGVLCIIVKRNAIGILMGIELVLNAANINFVAAARYVPNFQLDGSIFTLIVIVLAAGEAAVALAIVLNFYNNYQTVDVDRGNELKG from the coding sequence ATGACCACCTTGGGCCTGGAACATTTTCTGGTTCTCAGTGCGTTCCTCTTCTGTTGTGGCGTGCTTTGCATTATTGTCAAACGCAATGCCATCGGCATTTTGATGGGTATTGAACTGGTACTGAATGCCGCCAACATTAATTTTGTGGCTGCTGCACGTTATGTGCCGAACTTTCAATTGGATGGTTCGATTTTCACCTTGATTGTTATCGTACTGGCAGCCGGTGAGGCAGCCGTGGCGTTGGCAATCGTGCTGAACTTTTACAACAACTACCAAACGGTCGACGTGGATCGTGGCAATGAATTGAAGGGATAA
- the nuoL gene encoding NADH-quinone oxidoreductase subunit L, with amino-acid sequence MISWLMANPGRLYLLATGLPLAAFVLLLIGGTFRQIFQRHVNVQWCRFLYLFLGGSQPIRSGAVLATVAIAASTLIALLSLQRYFQDTDIYSSTALVERWSEKISWVQLSKPADSPASTLELGYHIDGLTAILFAMVTLIATCVFIFSFGYMDEESKPTVDDHVAHVKRPGRFGRFYLFLSLFSFSMLHLLISSNLLQVFISWELVGVCSFFLIGFYHERASAGSAANKAFIMNRIGDAGFLVALAIIWHAFGTFDITTLSEKVTNEKLPISHEWWVVAGLGIFLGCVGKSAQFPLLTWLPDAMEGPTPVSALIHAATMVAAGVYLVARCYLLLDPDVRLVIAYTGTITLFLAACTAMVMTDIKKVLAYSTVSQLGYMMLALGVGGWVAGTFHLLTHAFFKALLFLCSGSVIHGCHHEQEMTKMGGLRIRMRITAITMLIAVLAIAGFPFLSGWYSKDAILSNALGYAQHSSHWLLAVIPMLTVGITSFYMFRMWYLTFIGTPRSEQAKHAHESPRSMTIPLIFLALFSVAVGWGWPFWDAHASYLGHLLHDHAPEQVTSLALENHWAGWIGLFMTLAGFAIATMIYAKQRMKPMQIPLVQRTFQATWYIDRLYAIIGIRALIRTSALTARFDKNESQEQSPRFRLPSVDGCFNSMANCFAAAGMQLKQLQSGAIRGYVTAMLLATVVLLLLITLWTW; translated from the coding sequence ATGATCAGTTGGCTCATGGCGAATCCCGGCCGTCTTTACCTGTTGGCAACTGGGTTGCCACTGGCCGCCTTCGTTTTACTGCTGATTGGCGGAACATTTCGTCAGATTTTTCAACGTCACGTGAATGTTCAATGGTGCCGTTTTCTTTATCTATTTCTCGGTGGAAGTCAGCCGATCCGCTCTGGTGCGGTACTGGCCACTGTAGCCATCGCAGCCAGTACATTAATTGCCCTGCTCAGTTTGCAACGATATTTTCAGGACACAGATATTTACAGTTCTACGGCACTTGTAGAACGCTGGTCGGAGAAAATCAGTTGGGTACAACTTTCCAAACCCGCTGATTCCCCCGCCAGTACTCTGGAATTGGGCTACCACATCGACGGTTTAACTGCCATCCTGTTTGCGATGGTGACGCTGATTGCAACATGCGTTTTCATTTTTTCGTTTGGTTACATGGACGAAGAAAGTAAGCCCACCGTAGATGACCATGTTGCCCACGTCAAGCGACCGGGACGATTCGGGCGGTTTTACCTGTTTCTGTCTCTGTTCAGTTTCTCGATGCTTCACCTGCTGATTTCGAGTAATTTGCTGCAAGTCTTTATTTCATGGGAATTAGTGGGCGTTTGTTCCTTCTTTTTAATTGGGTTCTATCACGAACGTGCCAGTGCAGGCAGTGCCGCCAACAAGGCATTCATTATGAACCGCATTGGTGATGCTGGCTTTCTGGTGGCACTGGCGATCATCTGGCATGCCTTTGGCACCTTCGATATCACCACGCTATCGGAAAAAGTAACAAATGAGAAACTTCCCATTTCTCATGAATGGTGGGTGGTCGCCGGCCTGGGGATCTTTCTTGGGTGCGTTGGCAAGTCGGCCCAGTTCCCACTGCTGACATGGCTGCCGGACGCGATGGAAGGCCCCACCCCGGTTTCCGCACTCATCCACGCCGCCACGATGGTGGCTGCGGGTGTCTATCTGGTTGCCCGCTGTTACCTGCTGCTCGATCCGGATGTTCGCCTGGTCATCGCCTACACAGGCACCATCACCCTCTTTCTAGCTGCCTGTACCGCGATGGTAATGACGGATATCAAGAAAGTACTTGCTTATTCCACCGTTAGCCAGTTGGGCTATATGATGCTGGCCCTGGGCGTTGGTGGCTGGGTAGCAGGCACTTTTCACCTGTTGACGCACGCTTTTTTCAAAGCTCTATTGTTTCTGTGCTCTGGTAGCGTAATCCATGGCTGCCACCACGAGCAGGAAATGACTAAAATGGGTGGTCTTCGCATTCGAATGCGAATTACCGCAATCACTATGCTGATTGCGGTACTGGCGATTGCCGGCTTTCCTTTTCTCAGCGGTTGGTATAGTAAAGACGCTATTTTGTCAAACGCGCTGGGTTATGCCCAGCATTCATCCCACTGGTTGCTGGCTGTGATCCCAATGTTGACAGTGGGGATCACTAGTTTTTACATGTTTCGGATGTGGTACCTGACCTTTATCGGCACTCCACGCAGCGAACAGGCAAAACACGCCCATGAATCGCCACGCAGTATGACCATCCCACTGATTTTTCTGGCTTTGTTCAGCGTTGCAGTGGGTTGGGGGTGGCCTTTCTGGGACGCCCACGCCAGCTATCTGGGGCATTTACTGCATGATCACGCTCCCGAGCAGGTGACATCGCTTGCTCTGGAAAACCACTGGGCAGGCTGGATCGGCTTATTCATGACGCTCGCAGGATTTGCGATTGCGACAATGATTTACGCCAAACAACGAATGAAGCCCATGCAGATCCCATTGGTTCAGCGTACTTTCCAGGCAACCTGGTATATTGATCGGCTGTATGCCATCATCGGAATTCGTGCTCTGATAAGGACATCAGCATTAACAGCACGCTTTGATAAAAATGAAAGTCAGGAACAATCCCCACGATTCCGCCTGCCCAGCGTTGATGGCTGTTTTAATTCAATGGCAAATTGTTTCGCTGCAGCCGGTATGCAATTAAAACAGCTGCAGAGTGGGGCAATCCGCGGCTACGTGACCGCAATGCTGCTGGCAACAGTGGTTCTGTTGCTGTTGATAACCTTATGGACATGGTAG
- a CDS encoding NADH-quinone oxidoreductase subunit M yields MIEYDLVLMSVLIFLPAIFGLVTLLIPARFQELCRWWALLGSALALTISLCLLVEYYALLDTYSDRGLNSLSHPSTQLDARADEAQRRMNAEVPEPRLSNDWYASVPWISRFNIFYSLGLDGISMSLILLTTVIIFLAMLASWKTTQNLRSYLALLLILETGVLGTFLAMDLFLLYVFYEMMLIPMYFLIGVWGGPRKKYAAMKFVIYTLVGSLFILLAIIGLYFTDMKAFVDRTAVDSQISKQKRENPLEGRQLSGEYHTFHIPTLQRAGQAAMLQINGEIDRVEVKESGKENAIELFGRGNSKAGAVASLDQPFFKKTYQYILFAFLFVGFAVKVPIFPLHSWLPDAHVEAPTPISMVLAGVLLKLGGYGIIRLAYPICPWAAHQLSLVVASIGAFAIVYGALVAMGQTDFKRLLAYSSISHMGYVIFGIAVWSEPSQSNYWSWAMNGAMFQMIAHGITSAGMFFVVGVAYERAHHREISKFGGLYTSMPFFTGFSAMLFFASMALPGLCGFIGEVFVILGSWHYQPILTVIAILATILTAAYLLWTWQRVYLGTSTTTASYADVSTREATILIIFVVLAVALGILPSLLTQWMEPSVTHLVDQLSAITPASK; encoded by the coding sequence ATGATTGAATACGACCTGGTGTTGATGTCGGTGCTGATTTTCCTGCCTGCAATTTTCGGGCTGGTGACGTTACTGATACCAGCACGTTTTCAGGAACTATGTCGCTGGTGGGCACTTCTGGGCAGCGCTCTTGCTCTGACCATCTCACTCTGCTTACTTGTGGAATATTACGCCTTACTGGACACCTATTCGGACCGTGGTTTGAACAGTCTGTCCCACCCCAGTACCCAATTGGATGCCCGTGCCGATGAAGCCCAACGTCGTATGAATGCCGAAGTGCCAGAGCCCCGCCTGTCAAACGACTGGTATGCCAGCGTACCATGGATCAGTCGCTTCAACATTTTCTACTCATTGGGGCTCGATGGCATTTCAATGTCGCTGATCCTTCTGACTACGGTGATCATTTTTCTGGCGATGCTGGCGAGCTGGAAAACAACCCAGAACCTGCGAAGTTATCTCGCATTGCTGCTGATCCTGGAAACCGGAGTTTTGGGCACATTTCTGGCAATGGATCTGTTTCTGCTGTATGTCTTTTACGAAATGATGCTGATCCCGATGTATTTTCTGATTGGTGTCTGGGGTGGGCCTCGAAAAAAGTATGCGGCGATGAAATTCGTTATCTATACGCTAGTGGGCAGCCTGTTTATTCTTCTGGCGATAATCGGCCTGTATTTTACCGATATGAAGGCATTTGTTGACCGTACTGCGGTCGACAGCCAGATCAGCAAGCAAAAACGGGAAAATCCGTTGGAAGGCCGACAACTCAGTGGGGAATACCACACCTTTCATATTCCCACCCTGCAACGCGCGGGTCAGGCTGCCATGTTGCAGATCAATGGTGAAATTGATCGGGTGGAAGTAAAAGAATCCGGCAAAGAGAATGCGATTGAATTGTTTGGCCGAGGTAACTCGAAAGCAGGAGCCGTTGCATCACTCGACCAGCCGTTCTTCAAGAAAACGTACCAATATATCCTGTTTGCATTTCTGTTTGTCGGCTTTGCGGTGAAGGTACCTATTTTCCCGCTACATTCGTGGCTGCCTGATGCCCACGTAGAAGCTCCCACACCGATCAGTATGGTGCTGGCTGGGGTGCTTCTGAAGCTGGGTGGGTATGGTATCATCCGGCTGGCTTATCCTATCTGCCCTTGGGCTGCCCACCAGCTTTCCCTGGTGGTGGCAAGCATTGGTGCATTTGCCATTGTGTATGGTGCGCTGGTGGCCATGGGTCAGACCGATTTCAAAAGATTACTTGCTTATTCTTCCATCAGCCACATGGGTTACGTTATTTTTGGGATCGCTGTCTGGTCGGAACCTTCGCAATCCAATTATTGGTCGTGGGCAATGAACGGTGCCATGTTTCAGATGATTGCCCATGGTATCACATCGGCTGGCATGTTCTTTGTGGTGGGGGTTGCTTATGAACGAGCCCACCACCGAGAAATTAGTAAATTTGGCGGACTTTACACATCGATGCCCTTTTTCACTGGCTTCAGCGCGATGTTGTTTTTCGCCTCAATGGCACTACCTGGATTGTGCGGTTTTATCGGTGAAGTTTTTGTGATTTTGGGAAGCTGGCACTATCAGCCAATTCTGACTGTGATCGCAATTCTGGCAACAATTCTGACCGCTGCCTACCTGCTTTGGACGTGGCAGCGAGTATACCTGGGAACTTCGACTACAACAGCAAGTTATGCCGATGTTTCCACAAGAGAAGCTACTATTCTGATCATTTTTGTGGTGCTGGCAGTGGCATTGGGAATTCTGCCATCACTGTTGACTCAGTGGATGGAACCCAGTGTCACGCACCTGGTCGACCAGCTATCCGCCATTACACCAGCCAGTAAATAA
- a CDS encoding aldehyde dehydrogenase family protein — protein MSTAIQGKHFIAGHWQAGSNLFESRNPSQWDETVGLFPCANSTEVETALLSAQETFPIWRRTSRIHRAELFLQLAKQIELRLDEIAHLMARECGKNILECRAEVIEGLHMVQYVFGTARMSHGDVLASELPEKDAFVRRKPWGIAAVITPWNFPFAVPLWMLGPSLLEGNVAIFKPSEDSPAVGQLIVELFQQAGFPQGTIQLLHGDGTVGQQLVEDARTNVVLFTGSFEVGQKIQLESASHFNRIVAAEMGSKSAVIVCEDARLDLAVRAAILSSFKTTGQRCVSASRILVHESRIEKFIKDFCEMADRVQFGDALNQRCFAGPLIHHGAVEKVLQYNELAKKEGVTVHRDGSTFQPAGNKGCFLQPFIYQTEAKPGLRCIREEVFGPHVAVIPFRNDEHAAQIYNATDYGLSMAVITENYRKMRFFREECDFGMGYVNLPCIGAEVHLPFGGVKKSGNGHPSAAGLIETVTHKISWTVNHGEEIRMAQGLTANITEN, from the coding sequence ATGTCAACTGCTATTCAAGGAAAACACTTTATTGCAGGCCATTGGCAGGCTGGTTCCAACTTATTTGAAAGCCGCAACCCCAGTCAGTGGGATGAAACGGTGGGCCTGTTCCCGTGTGCAAACAGCACGGAAGTCGAAACTGCCCTGTTATCTGCTCAGGAAACGTTTCCCATCTGGAGACGCACCAGTCGCATCCACCGAGCAGAACTGTTTCTGCAACTTGCAAAACAAATTGAACTGCGACTGGATGAAATTGCACACCTGATGGCACGGGAATGTGGAAAAAACATTCTGGAATGTCGGGCGGAAGTGATTGAAGGTCTGCATATGGTGCAATACGTATTTGGTACCGCCCGCATGTCGCACGGAGATGTGCTGGCATCAGAATTGCCAGAAAAAGATGCCTTCGTACGTCGTAAACCCTGGGGAATTGCCGCAGTAATTACCCCCTGGAACTTTCCATTCGCTGTGCCGTTGTGGATGCTGGGGCCTTCATTGCTGGAAGGAAATGTTGCCATTTTCAAACCTTCGGAAGATTCCCCTGCGGTTGGGCAACTGATCGTCGAATTGTTTCAGCAAGCTGGTTTCCCGCAAGGTACCATTCAACTGCTGCATGGCGATGGCACAGTGGGGCAACAGCTCGTTGAGGATGCACGCACGAATGTGGTACTCTTTACTGGTAGTTTTGAAGTTGGACAGAAAATCCAACTGGAATCCGCCTCACACTTCAACCGGATTGTGGCGGCAGAAATGGGCAGTAAAAGTGCAGTCATTGTCTGTGAAGATGCCCGCCTTGACCTGGCGGTGCGTGCGGCAATTCTCAGCAGTTTTAAAACCACCGGACAACGGTGCGTTTCAGCCAGCAGAATTCTGGTACATGAATCACGTATCGAAAAATTTATCAAAGATTTCTGTGAGATGGCCGATCGGGTTCAATTTGGAGACGCCTTGAATCAGCGTTGTTTCGCTGGGCCACTCATCCACCACGGTGCGGTTGAAAAAGTACTTCAGTACAACGAACTAGCGAAAAAAGAGGGGGTTACCGTGCACCGGGATGGGTCAACATTCCAGCCCGCAGGGAACAAAGGGTGTTTTTTGCAGCCATTTATTTATCAGACAGAAGCCAAACCGGGCCTTCGCTGTATCCGGGAAGAAGTTTTCGGCCCCCACGTGGCGGTAATTCCATTTCGGAACGATGAGCACGCCGCCCAGATATACAATGCCACTGATTATGGCTTATCGATGGCGGTCATTACCGAAAATTATCGCAAAATGAGGTTCTTTCGCGAAGAATGTGACTTCGGCATGGGTTATGTCAATCTCCCCTGCATTGGTGCGGAGGTCCACCTGCCGTTTGGTGGGGTAAAGAAAAGTGGCAACGGGCATCCTTCGGCCGCAGGGCTGATAGAAACTGTCACCCACAAAATCTCTTGGACTGTGAACCACGGCGAAGAAATACGCATGGCACAAGGACTTACGGCAAATATTACAGAAAATTAA